From a single Streptomyces sp. NBC_01264 genomic region:
- a CDS encoding 6-phosphofructokinase yields the protein MRIGVLTSGGDCPGLNAVIRSVVHRAVVDHGDEVIGFHDGWRGLLECDYRKLDLDAVSGILARGGTILGSSRVQPAHLRDGVERARGHVADLGLDAIIPIGGEGTLKAANLLAQGGLPIVGVPKTIDNDIASTDVTFGFDTAVGVATEALDRLKTTAESHQRVMVVEVMGRHTGWIALHSGMAAGAHAIVVPERPFDIEELTTIVGERFEQGKRFAIVVVAEGAKPAEGSSMALEEGGTDMYGHERFAGIGNRLAVELEERLGKEARPVILGHVQRGGTPTAYDRVLATRFGWHAVEAAHRGEFGMLTALRGTDIVMVPLDEAVQTLKTVPSERYDEAQNVL from the coding sequence ATGCGCATAGGTGTGCTCACTTCCGGAGGCGACTGCCCCGGGCTCAATGCCGTCATCCGCTCCGTCGTGCACCGCGCCGTCGTCGACCACGGGGACGAGGTCATCGGTTTCCACGACGGCTGGCGCGGCCTGCTGGAGTGCGACTACCGCAAGCTCGACCTGGACGCCGTGAGCGGCATCCTGGCCCGTGGCGGAACGATTCTGGGCTCCTCCCGGGTCCAGCCCGCCCATCTGCGCGACGGCGTGGAGCGGGCCCGCGGCCACGTCGCCGATCTCGGCCTGGACGCCATCATCCCGATCGGCGGCGAGGGCACCCTGAAGGCCGCGAACCTGCTCGCGCAGGGCGGCCTGCCGATCGTCGGCGTCCCCAAGACCATCGACAACGACATCGCCTCCACCGACGTCACCTTCGGCTTCGACACCGCCGTCGGCGTCGCCACCGAGGCCCTGGACCGGCTGAAGACCACCGCCGAGTCCCACCAGCGCGTGATGGTCGTGGAGGTCATGGGCCGCCACACCGGCTGGATCGCCCTGCACTCGGGCATGGCGGCCGGCGCGCACGCCATCGTCGTGCCGGAGCGCCCCTTCGACATCGAGGAGCTGACGACGATCGTCGGCGAACGCTTCGAGCAGGGCAAGCGCTTCGCGATCGTCGTGGTCGCCGAGGGCGCCAAGCCCGCCGAGGGCAGCTCGATGGCGCTGGAGGAGGGCGGCACCGACATGTACGGCCACGAGCGGTTCGCCGGCATCGGCAACCGGCTCGCCGTCGAGCTGGAGGAACGCCTCGGCAAGGAGGCCCGGCCCGTCATCCTGGGCCACGTCCAGCGCGGCGGCACGCCCACGGCGTACGACCGCGTCCTGGCGACCCGCTTCGGCTGGCACGCCGTGGAGGCGGCCCACCGGGGAGAGTTCGGGATGCTCACGGCGCTGCGCGGCACGGACATCGTCATGGTCCCGCTCGACGAGGCCGTGCAGACCCTGAAGACGGTCCCGTCCGAGCGCTACGACGAGGCGCAGAACGTTCTGTGA
- a CDS encoding SRPBCC family protein: MPAIRIIRHTLLDPAEAWRRLTDWERHGAAVPLTRAIIETPPPTHTGTRFTMRTGVGRITFDDPMEVTFWRPPQGGSAGLVRLVKHGRVVRGRAEIELRPSPGGGGEAEWREELRVRGLGRPFDPLVAAAARLFFTRALDRLLRP, translated from the coding sequence ATGCCCGCTATCCGGATCATTCGCCACACACTTCTCGACCCCGCGGAGGCGTGGAGGAGGCTGACGGACTGGGAACGCCACGGCGCCGCCGTCCCGCTCACCCGGGCGATCATCGAAACGCCGCCTCCGACGCACACCGGGACCCGTTTCACCATGCGTACGGGCGTGGGGAGGATCACGTTCGACGACCCCATGGAAGTGACCTTCTGGCGGCCCCCGCAGGGCGGCTCGGCGGGACTGGTCCGGCTCGTCAAACACGGCCGCGTGGTGCGCGGCCGGGCGGAGATCGAGCTCCGTCCCTCGCCCGGGGGCGGCGGCGAGGCCGAATGGCGCGAGGAACTGCGCGTACGCGGCCTGGGCCGCCCCTTCGACCCCCTGGTCGCGGCGGCTGCCCGGCTCTTCTTCACCCGCGCCCTGGACCGCCTGCTGCGGCCCTGA
- a CDS encoding LppU/SCO3897 family protein: MATPPPPQAGPYGPYAARQPQQPGPAGPYAPPQSAGPYGPHAGHAPHVPPQPGPYGSWSAPQPSYGCRLCGAGPAAEATVRGHQGMIVLMRFLSLRGPFCRDCGLATYRRMSSDTLWQGWWGPLSAFITPVTLLLNLGPRAAFRRLAPPTGGHRPPLDPGRPLRRRPAALFFLVPALLLLLAIPTLILIGVLAGDDAPRPLVSGQCVRNVGDWSDQKLLVTDCAAPEAQYRATRPSSAPGGTCAPGDFLALPAYSPEGTVLYCLTPLH; encoded by the coding sequence GTGGCCACCCCGCCACCTCCGCAGGCAGGCCCGTACGGTCCGTACGCGGCCCGGCAGCCGCAGCAGCCCGGGCCGGCGGGCCCGTACGCCCCGCCGCAGTCCGCGGGCCCCTACGGTCCGCACGCGGGCCACGCGCCGCACGTGCCGCCGCAGCCGGGCCCGTACGGCTCCTGGTCCGCGCCGCAGCCCTCGTACGGCTGCCGGCTCTGCGGGGCCGGTCCGGCCGCCGAGGCGACCGTGCGCGGCCATCAGGGGATGATCGTGCTGATGCGGTTCCTGAGCCTGCGGGGGCCGTTCTGCCGGGACTGCGGGCTCGCCACCTACCGCCGCATGTCCTCGGACACCCTGTGGCAGGGCTGGTGGGGTCCCCTGTCGGCGTTCATCACGCCGGTCACCCTGCTGCTGAACCTCGGCCCGCGCGCGGCCTTCCGCCGGCTCGCTCCCCCGACGGGCGGCCACCGGCCCCCGCTCGACCCGGGCAGGCCGCTGCGCCGCCGGCCGGCCGCACTGTTCTTCCTCGTACCGGCCCTGCTCCTCCTCCTGGCGATCCCCACCCTGATCCTGATCGGCGTGCTGGCCGGGGACGACGCCCCGCGCCCGCTGGTGTCGGGGCAGTGCGTCCGCAACGTGGGCGACTGGAGCGACCAGAAGCTCCTCGTCACCGACTGCGCCGCTCCGGAGGCCCAGTACCGCGCCACCCGGCCCTCGTCGGCCCCGGGCGGGACCTGCGCCCCCGGCGACTTCCTGGCCCTGCCCGCCTACAGCCCCGAAGGCACCGTCCTCTACTGCCTGACCCCGCTGCACTGA
- a CDS encoding type 1 glutamine amidotransferase: MSDNSLRLVWVYPDLLSTYGDQGNALVVERRARRRGLDVQRVDVRSDQPIPTSGDIYLIGGGEDRPQRLAAERLVRDGGLERAVSNGAIVFSVCAGYQILGQEFVNDVGERQQGLGLLDVVTVRGEGERCVGDVLGDIDPRLGLPQLTGFENHQGVTHLGPTAKPFARVSMGRGNGTGDGTEGAYNDTVFGTYMHGPVLARNPQIADLLLKLALDVNALPPIDDRWYDALRAERIAAATQPA; the protein is encoded by the coding sequence ATGAGCGACAACAGCCTGCGTCTGGTGTGGGTCTACCCCGACCTGCTCAGCACGTACGGAGACCAGGGCAACGCCCTGGTCGTCGAGCGCCGGGCCCGCCGCCGCGGCCTGGACGTGCAGCGCGTGGACGTACGCAGCGACCAGCCCATCCCGACCTCGGGCGACATCTACCTGATCGGCGGCGGTGAGGACCGGCCGCAGCGGCTGGCCGCCGAGCGGCTGGTGCGCGACGGCGGTCTGGAGCGCGCCGTCTCGAACGGGGCGATCGTCTTCTCCGTCTGCGCCGGGTACCAGATCCTGGGGCAGGAGTTCGTCAACGACGTCGGCGAGCGCCAGCAGGGCCTCGGCCTGCTGGACGTGGTGACCGTGCGCGGCGAGGGCGAGCGGTGCGTCGGCGACGTGCTGGGCGACATCGACCCGCGGCTCGGGCTGCCGCAGCTGACGGGCTTCGAGAACCACCAGGGCGTCACGCACCTCGGCCCGACGGCCAAGCCCTTCGCCCGGGTCTCGATGGGCCGGGGCAACGGCACCGGCGACGGCACCGAAGGCGCGTACAACGACACCGTGTTCGGCACGTACATGCACGGTCCCGTGCTGGCGCGCAACCCGCAGATCGCGGACCTGCTGCTGAAGCTGGCCCTCGACGTGAACGCGCTGCCGCCCATCGACGACCGCTGGTACGACGCCCTGCGCGCCGAGCGGATCGCGGCGGCCACGCAGCCCGCGTAG
- a CDS encoding TetR family transcriptional regulator: METTRQSGEPGAGERRRRELLEAADRVVLRDGPKASMNAIAAEAGITKPILYRHFGDKAGLYQALAVRHTDALLDSLRAALDAPAERRRRVEATLDTYLAAIEARPQVYRFLMHPAEDSQAPERGFDVGLHSAPLLRRLGEELAQVIGERVDLGPGGERLARVWGHGIVGMMHAAGDWWLGERPCERKELVSALTDLLWGRLATAGNRADGPGF; this comes from the coding sequence ATGGAGACCACACGGCAGTCCGGCGAACCGGGAGCGGGTGAGCGCCGGCGGCGGGAGCTGCTGGAGGCCGCCGACCGGGTCGTCCTCCGGGACGGCCCCAAGGCGTCCATGAACGCCATCGCGGCGGAGGCCGGGATCACCAAGCCCATCCTCTACCGCCACTTCGGCGACAAGGCGGGCCTCTACCAGGCCCTGGCCGTCCGGCACACGGACGCCCTGCTCGACTCGCTGCGCGCGGCCCTCGACGCCCCCGCCGAACGGCGCAGACGGGTGGAGGCCACCCTCGACACCTATCTCGCCGCGATCGAGGCCCGCCCCCAGGTCTACCGCTTCCTCATGCACCCGGCCGAGGACTCCCAGGCCCCGGAACGCGGCTTCGACGTCGGCCTGCACTCGGCCCCGCTGCTGCGCCGCCTCGGCGAGGAACTGGCCCAGGTGATCGGCGAACGCGTGGACCTCGGCCCCGGCGGCGAACGCCTGGCCCGGGTCTGGGGGCACGGCATCGTCGGCATGATGCACGCGGCGGGCGACTGGTGGCTCGGCGAACGCCCCTGCGAGCGCAAGGAACTCGTCAGCGCCCTCACCGACCTCTTGTGGGGCCGCCTCGCCACAGCAGGCAACCGCGCGGACGGCCCGGGCTTCTAG
- the def gene encoding peptide deformylase, whose amino-acid sequence MRQRPLPGTSGIVRTMSLLGDPVLHSACAEVTEFGPALDRLIEDMFATMYAAQGVGLAANQIGVGQRVFVYDCPDDEDVRHVGHIVNPRLVSTGGEEFAGPEGCLSLPGLEASTVRFDEAVVEGVTSDGAAVRVSGTGFFARCLQHECDHLAGAVYAERVTGLRARKLRRQIRKTDWGAAGIHVLGE is encoded by the coding sequence ATGCGACAGCGCCCCCTCCCCGGTACCTCCGGCATCGTCCGCACCATGAGCCTGCTGGGCGACCCGGTGCTCCATTCCGCTTGCGCGGAGGTCACCGAGTTCGGTCCGGCCCTCGACCGGCTCATCGAGGACATGTTCGCCACGATGTACGCCGCGCAGGGCGTCGGCCTCGCCGCGAACCAGATCGGCGTCGGGCAGCGGGTGTTCGTGTACGACTGCCCCGACGACGAGGACGTCCGCCACGTCGGGCACATCGTCAACCCGCGGCTGGTGTCCACGGGCGGCGAGGAGTTCGCGGGCCCCGAGGGGTGCCTGTCCCTGCCGGGATTGGAGGCGTCCACGGTTCGCTTCGACGAGGCCGTCGTGGAAGGGGTCACCTCGGACGGGGCGGCGGTACGGGTGTCCGGGACCGGGTTCTTCGCGCGGTGCCTGCAGCACGAGTGCGATCATCTGGCCGGTGCGGTGTACGCGGAGCGGGTGACGGGGCTGCGGGCGCGCAAGCTGCGCCGGCAGATCCGGAAGACCGACTGGGGCGCCGCCGGGATCCACGTACTGGGGGAGTGA
- a CDS encoding acyl-CoA dehydrogenase family protein — MAEFTMDLNDDQKQVRDWIHGFAADVIRPAAAEWDEREETPWPVIQEAAKVGIYSLDFYAQQFFDPTGLGIPMAMEELFWGDAGIALSIVGTGLAAIGVVANGTEEQIGTWIPQMYGTPDDVKVAAFCSSEPDAGSDVGAMRTRAVYDRATDEWVLNGTKTWATNGGIANVHIVVAVVDPELGTKGHASFIVPPNTKGLSQGQKFKKHGIRASHTAEVVLEDVRIPGSCLLGGKEKLDERLARAHERAKAGGGERVKNAAMATFEASRPAVGAMAVGTARAAYEVALDYAKTRTQFGRPIIDNQGVAFQLADMRTSIDAARLLVWRASWMAVAGKPFTSAEGSMSKLFASETAKKVTAQAVQILGGNGFTREYPVERMHRDSAIYTIFEGTSEIQRLVIARTLSGMPIR; from the coding sequence ATGGCGGAGTTCACCATGGATCTGAACGACGACCAGAAGCAGGTACGTGACTGGATCCACGGTTTCGCCGCCGACGTGATCCGTCCCGCCGCCGCGGAATGGGACGAGCGCGAAGAGACTCCGTGGCCCGTCATCCAGGAGGCCGCCAAGGTCGGCATCTACTCCCTCGACTTCTACGCCCAGCAGTTCTTCGACCCCACCGGCCTCGGCATCCCGATGGCCATGGAGGAGCTGTTCTGGGGTGACGCGGGCATCGCGCTGTCGATCGTCGGCACCGGGCTCGCCGCCATCGGCGTCGTCGCCAACGGCACCGAGGAGCAGATCGGCACCTGGATCCCGCAGATGTACGGGACCCCCGACGACGTGAAGGTCGCCGCCTTCTGCTCCTCCGAGCCCGACGCCGGCTCCGACGTCGGCGCGATGCGCACCCGCGCCGTCTACGACCGGGCCACCGACGAATGGGTGCTCAACGGCACCAAGACCTGGGCGACCAACGGCGGCATCGCCAACGTCCACATCGTGGTGGCGGTCGTCGACCCGGAGCTGGGGACGAAGGGGCACGCCTCCTTCATCGTGCCGCCGAACACCAAGGGCCTCTCCCAGGGACAGAAGTTCAAGAAGCACGGCATCCGCGCCTCGCACACCGCCGAGGTGGTGCTGGAGGACGTGCGGATCCCCGGTTCCTGCCTGCTCGGCGGCAAGGAGAAGCTGGACGAGCGGCTCGCGCGGGCCCACGAGCGGGCCAAGGCGGGCGGCGGGGAGCGGGTGAAGAACGCGGCGATGGCCACCTTCGAGGCCTCGCGACCCGCCGTCGGTGCCATGGCGGTCGGCACGGCGCGCGCCGCGTACGAGGTGGCGCTGGACTACGCGAAGACCCGTACGCAGTTCGGTCGGCCGATCATCGACAACCAGGGCGTCGCCTTCCAGCTCGCGGACATGCGGACCTCCATCGACGCGGCCCGCCTGCTGGTGTGGCGGGCCTCCTGGATGGCGGTCGCGGGCAAGCCCTTCACCTCGGCCGAGGGCTCCATGTCCAAGCTGTTCGCGAGCGAGACGGCCAAGAAGGTCACCGCCCAGGCGGTCCAGATCCTCGGCGGCAACGGCTTCACCCGCGAGTACCCGGTGGAGCGCATGCACCGCGACAGCGCGATCTACACGATCTTCGAGGGGACGAGCGAGATCCAGCGGCTGGTGATCGCCCGCACCCTCTCGGGCATGCCGATCCGCTAA
- a CDS encoding MurT ligase domain-containing protein: MAGNTEPLSPRAKLAVTAGKAAAAVSRAAGRGSGSVIGGKVALKLDPDLLGALAQHLDVVLVSATNGKTTTTRLIAEALRASGPVVSNALGANMPAGITSALAGGSDARYGVIEVDEKYLAGVARDVTPKVIALLNLSRDQLDRAAETRMLAEKWREGLSGSKAVVVANADDPLIVWAASSSQNVVWVAAGQEWKDDAWSCPSCGGVMQRPGDDWFCGECGFRRPTPSWVLSGDHVLDPHGSAWPISLQLPGRANKANAATSAAVAAVFGVPPQVALERMYQVQAVAGRYDVVSFQGRELRLLLAKNPAGWLETFSLIDPPPTPVILSVNARGADGTDTSWLWDVDYPRLAGHPIFVIGDRKLDLAVRLEVAGLDFRVCETLDEAVQLAPPGQIELIANYTAFQDVRRRVGN; this comes from the coding sequence ATGGCAGGCAACACAGAGCCGCTTTCGCCGCGGGCCAAGCTGGCCGTGACGGCGGGCAAGGCCGCGGCGGCGGTGTCGCGGGCCGCGGGACGCGGAAGCGGATCGGTGATCGGAGGCAAGGTCGCGCTCAAACTCGACCCCGATCTCCTCGGCGCACTGGCGCAGCATCTCGACGTCGTCCTCGTCTCGGCGACGAACGGCAAGACCACGACGACCCGGCTCATCGCGGAGGCCCTGCGGGCCAGCGGCCCGGTCGTCTCGAACGCCCTGGGCGCGAACATGCCCGCGGGCATCACCTCCGCCCTGGCGGGCGGCTCGGACGCCCGTTACGGCGTCATCGAAGTGGACGAGAAGTACCTGGCCGGAGTGGCCCGGGACGTCACCCCCAAGGTGATCGCCCTGCTGAACCTCTCCCGCGACCAGCTGGACCGCGCCGCCGAGACCCGCATGCTCGCGGAGAAGTGGCGCGAGGGCCTCTCGGGCTCCAAGGCGGTCGTCGTCGCGAACGCGGACGACCCGCTCATCGTGTGGGCCGCCTCCTCCTCGCAGAACGTGGTGTGGGTCGCGGCCGGCCAGGAGTGGAAGGACGACGCCTGGTCGTGCCCCTCCTGCGGTGGCGTCATGCAGCGTCCGGGCGACGACTGGTTCTGCGGCGAGTGCGGCTTCCGGCGTCCCACCCCGAGCTGGGTGCTCTCCGGTGACCACGTGCTCGACCCGCACGGCAGCGCCTGGCCGATCAGCCTCCAGCTCCCGGGCCGCGCCAACAAGGCGAACGCGGCCACCTCGGCCGCCGTGGCAGCCGTCTTCGGCGTCCCGCCGCAGGTGGCGCTGGAGCGGATGTACCAGGTGCAGGCCGTCGCCGGACGCTACGACGTGGTGAGCTTCCAGGGCCGCGAACTGCGGCTGCTGCTCGCGAAGAACCCGGCCGGCTGGCTGGAGACCTTCTCCCTGATCGACCCGCCGCCGACCCCGGTGATCCTGTCGGTCAACGCCCGCGGCGCGGACGGTACCGACACCTCCTGGCTGTGGGACGTGGACTACCCGCGCCTGGCCGGCCACCCGATCTTCGTGATCGGCGACCGCAAGCTGGACCTCGCGGTCCGACTCGAGGTCGCGGGCCTGGACTTCCGGGTGTGCGAGACCCTCGACGAGGCCGTGCAGCTGGCGCCGCCCGGACAGATCGAGCTGATCGCCAACTACACCGCCTTCCAGGACGTGCGCCGCCGCGTCGGCAACTAG